From Bacteroidota bacterium:
ATCATACCTTCCAGCGACCTGAGGGTTTCTACCTTATCATAACCATTGGAGTTGTATACAAAAACAGGATCCAGTCCAAGATCACGCAGGGCGCGAATGATCATTTTCACCTGGGGGATCACATGTCCGGGCGATACAAAACCGATAATATTCATCCCGGAGCGAAGAATACCGGCTATAGAGAGCAGCACCCGGCGGAAATCCATGCGATACTCACTAAAATCAAAGGTATTGCGGCTGATCTGGTAATTCTGGCAGAAAACACACTGAAGGTTGCAGTTGGTAAAAAAAATATTGCAAATGCCTTTATCACCCGAAATCGGCGGCTCCTCCCCCATGTGATTGCAAATGGATGAGATGGTGAAGGAAGCATCGCTGCGACAATAACCCTCTTCACCCAACAGTCTGTTCACGCCGCAATTCCTGGGACAAAGCCTGCATTCCTCATAAACATCCAGCTCTGAGAAGTATTTCTGCAGATCCAGGTCATGGATCATTTTTATAAGTTCAACATGGTTCAACGCGTGAATTTTTATCTTATATTTGTTAGGATCACAATGTAAA
This genomic window contains:
- a CDS encoding radical SAM protein — its product is MNHVELIKMIHDLDLQKYFSELDVYEECRLCPRNCGVNRLLGEEGYCRSDASFTISSICNHMGEEPPISGDKGICNIFFTNCNLQCVFCQNYQISRNTFDFSEYRMDFRRVLLSIAGILRSGMNIIGFVSPGHVIPQVKMIIRALRDLGLDPVFVYNSNGYDKVETLRSLEGM